In Haematobia irritans isolate KBUSLIRL chromosome 1, ASM5000362v1, whole genome shotgun sequence, a genomic segment contains:
- the LOC142231126 gene encoding uncharacterized protein LOC142231126 has product MSEEGRWCEELYLRRTYRNDNGRYVVSQPFKREYPNDLQLGLSQNNAISQFKRNEARLMRNPDLKIQYDSVLQEYADLGHMIMVDENKENSSDTVYYLPHHAVFKPDSATTKLRVVFNASSPTSNGVSLNNLLYTGPVLQAIIQPSN; this is encoded by the coding sequence ATGTCAGAAGAGGGTAGATGGTGTGAAGAATTATACCTTCGACGGACTTATCGTAATGATAATGGTCGATATGTTGTTTCACAGCCTTTTAAGCGTGAATACCCCAACGATTTGCAACTTGGTTTGTCCCAAAATAATGCCATTTCTCAATTTAAGCGAAATGAGGCGCGGTTAATGAGAAATCCCGATCTGAAGATTCAGTATGACAGCGTACTACAAGAGTACGCTGATTTGGGACATATGATCATGGTTGATGAGAATAAGGAAAATTCGTCTGATACTGTGTATTATTTACCCCATCACGCTGTTTTCAAGCCTGACAGCGCCACCACTAAATTGCGTGTGGTATTTAATGCTTCCAGTCCAACTTCTAATGGCGTTAGTCTTAATAACTTATTGTATACTGGACCCGTTCTACAAGcaattattcaaccgtcgaactga